A region of Scleropages formosus chromosome 2, fSclFor1.1, whole genome shotgun sequence DNA encodes the following proteins:
- the LOC108931501 gene encoding fez family zinc finger protein 1-like, whose product METQGRQYHHPAGIFTSPSVTGHLSRGEDVIALSKPLAFSIERIMARTPEPRSVSMTTSTSTSTSSPDAFEAPLNKVVEPKQQQQVIQLSSSPLHCMIPFVPLAYEPGNKLNAGGSDPSHFDASSYNNPNDLLNVGLSYKSDLPDHHAPLPNPSVAQYKLFRPRVINQSPFHAMGAVCYLNCAEAGSCGPPAGILNLHPMASYILNSPIHGRHKAFLAEKSKLGPCVERYPPGGVAYKDLSQSELQHLVKEKLFKSSSKLGCGSASPGAKPKVFTCEVCGKVFNAHYNLTRHMPVHTGARPFVCKVCGKGFRQASTLCRHKIIHTQEKPHKCNQCGKAFNRSSTLNTHTRIHAGYKPFVCEFCGKGFHQKGNYKNHKLTHSGEKQFKCSVCSKAFHQVYNLTFHMHTHNDKKPFTCPTCGKGFCRNFDLKKHVRKLHDVPAPCHAKKEAHEGP is encoded by the exons ATGGAGACGCAGGGCAGACAGTACCACCACCCCGCAGGAATATTCACCTCTCCCTCGGTCACCGGACACTTGAGCCGCGGGGAAGATGTGATCGCCCTGAGCAAGCCGCTGGCTTTCTCCATCGAGCGGATTATGGCCAGGACGCCGGAGCCCAGGTCCGTGTCCATGACCACGTCCACGTCCACGTCCACGTCTTCTCCAGACGCGTTCGAGGCTCCCCTCAACAAAGTAGTGGagccaaagcagcagcagcaggtgatcCAGCTGAGCTCGTCCCCGCTCCACTGCATGATCCCTTTCGTACCTCTCGCCTACGAACCTGGGAACAAGCTGAACGCCGGTGGGTCGGACCCGAGCCACTTCGATGCTTCCTCCTATAATAACCCGAACGACTTGCTGAACGTGGGCTTGAGTTACAAAAGCGACCTCCCAGATCATCATGCGCCGCTTCCGAACCCTTCGGTAGCGCAGTACAAACTTTTTCGGCCGCGGGTCATAAACCAGTCGCCTTTCCACGCGATGGGGGCCGTGTGCTACCTGAACTGCGCCGAAGCAGGGTCGTGCGGACCTCCGGCCGGCATCCTGAACCTGCACCCCATGGCCTCCTACATCCTCAACTCGCCGATCCACGGGCGCCACAAAGCCTTCCTCGCGGAGAAGAGCAAACTAGGCCCGTGCGTGGAAAGGTACCCCCCCGGCGGCGTGGCTTACAAGGACCTGTCCCAGAGTGAGCTGCAGCACCTGGTCAAGGAGAAGCTGTTCAAGAGCTCCTCCAAACTGGGCTGCGGCTCCGCGTCGCCCGGCGCCAAGCCCAAGGTGTTCACCTGCGAGGTCTGCGGAAAG GTGTTCAATGCCCACTACAACCTCACGCGACACATGCCCGTGCACACCGGCGCGCGACCCTTCGTCTGCAAAGTGTGCGGCAAAGGATTCCGCCAGGCGAGCACGCTGTGTCGGCACAAAATCATACACACCCAG GAAAAACCACACAAATGCAACCAGTGTGGGAAAGCGTTCAACAGGAGCTCCACGCTGAACACGCACACGCGGATCCACGCGGGATACAAACCCTTCGTGTGTGAATTCTGTGGCAAAGGATTTCACCAGAAAG GTAACTACAAGAACCACAAGCTGACGCACAGCGGGGAGAAGCAGTTCAAGTGCAGCGTGTGCAGCAAGGCCTTCCACCAGGTGTACAACCTCACCTtccacatgcacacgcacaacGACAAGAAGCCCTTCACGTGCCCCACGTGCGGAAAGGGCTTCTGCCGGAACTTCGACCTGAAGAAGCACGTGAGGAAACTGCACGACGTGCCCGCGCCGTGCCACGCGAAGAAGGAAGCCCACGAGGGCCCGTGA